In Lathyrus oleraceus cultivar Zhongwan6 chromosome 2, CAAS_Psat_ZW6_1.0, whole genome shotgun sequence, the DNA window TTAAATAAATTGGtgaagaaatatttttttttaaataaaatattagtTTTATATACATCTAAAAAAGAAAGTATTTTGTAAAAAATTCATAAATTCAAATTTACTGAGTAacttaaattaaaaataaataaatagaaaaatatgtatttttttttatctttttatctttttatttataaatttcTCTTTTATAGAgttaattttaaattttaataaattaaatttaTAAATTTGTATGTTAGTCTGGTAATGGTACAGTACGCGTTGAAAAGATAAACCTatacaaattttaaaaaaaaagaaaagataaTTATAATGGTAGAAACCCACACAAATTAACTTAAAATGACTTTATAAATATGGATTTTATGAATTTGTACCGATTTTGAAAACTGGATACGTATATATCGCTTTAACATAAAAAATGGTAATGgttaaattttttaaaaagtAATTTAGATTATTTAAAACTGATTTATCGTTTTTACTAAATGGTTCTGATTTATCGCATTATATGTGTTGTGATACGATTTTACTAAAATAGTGAAGCAAGTGCCTATGAGACTTAGAAGCCTTTGTTATTCAGCAGCTATGAGCATAATACTCTTAGTGTAATGGTATTATCTTCGCCTGCCTTTTTGTTTTCTAGACGTGTAGTTTATTTCAAAGGTCTAATTATTATAATATATCAATTTTATAAATTGATCAATCTCTCCCTCTCATAAAAGAAAacatattttatttatattttgaGAATCTCattataatattaataatttttatttatttattattatattcTTATTTATTAATTTTCACTCTATTTAACTATTTTACTAATTAtaattaatgagaatattttaaTAAATGATAGTAACTTTATTATTAAAATCAATATATCTAATATTTTTTTAACCATTGTGCATCAATCAAATTAGACACTTATTATGAGACGAAGAGAATAGTTATAAATGTTCACTAGTGAGTGATTCATAAGCTATATGAGTTTTGGTGTCATAATGCCATAAGTGTAATGATCCTTTTGTAATGGTCTCGAATTTGGTGGACAATATAAGAGCGTTGCACTTTCCTATTTTCATTGTAAAGCGAAGCTCATAAAAAGTGTTATtgtaataccccgtatttccTTAAATACTCAAATTCATATCCGTTGAGATCAACTGAGTTTCTATGTGCTCTGAAAGCTATCGGTTGGAATAAATTGAGTAATTAGTAAAATCAGATTgatttaattaatattaattagaactgaccttttattaattaGGACATTTTGATAACATTAATAAAGGGTCAGTTGCTCTAATAGAACAAATACTAAGTATTGTACAATGTATTTGTTACTACCTTGTCATTACTTGTTCACCACACAATTTTCCCTTTCATTATTGTCCACATGTTCTTACCAAATTTCCTCCTTATGTGATACTTCAATCTATCATTTCTCATTTGCCTTGTATCAGGAAAAAGGGAAATAGAAAGAAACATACAGAGAAGAAAAACCTTGGAGCATCACACACAAAGCTTGGAATCTATACTCTCATCATTTTTCCATCAATCTCCTCATCTATTCTTCAAGGTGGGTTCTAGATAGGAAGTTTGTGTTTATTAGAAATTAGGATTTATTAGGAATCATTGAGTAATTAGTAAGGCTTATGATAGTATGATGAGAGTCTTCTTGATCACGAATAAGGTTTTAATATGTCATCCTTTGTTTTCTACATGTTTGAACatggtggttgttgttgttatgaGTGTGTGTTCACGATCCTAAGAAAACTATGGAATATTTACATGTTATTTGATGATCCATATCATGTATATGCTTGTAACCTTGAGTGTCATGTTGTTAGAAGTGAAGGAAAATTTATGCATGTTTGGAAAATAGAAGTTTCATAAAAGAGTTTTTGGAAATATAACatggaccaatcgattggtgATGGGTTTCTTTTCAGACCAATCGGTTGGTGGAACCCCCTGATTTGTAAGAAATTGGAGCTTTTCTACAACCAAGCGATTGACACAATCCCACAATCGATTGTATGAACACTCTGACTTTGAAAATTTGAAATCCTTCAGCTGTCATTCGATTGACACTCAACTATAATCGTTTGGTCCTATATTTTCTTTGAAAAATAGAATTGTGAACTAGGCCAATCGATTGGGCCTCTCTAACCAATCGATTCGCTCATGCTTTTTGCTTCATGTCTTGTTTTCTAATGTTCTTAATGCATTGCGTAAACTACTAATCACTTGCCATGATATTTATGCTTTGGATCATTAATAATTTGAATAAGTACATGATGAGTTAAGTGAGTTAACCTAGTGATATAATTAGGTTAAGAAGTTATACATGTGACTTAGATAACATTAGAAGGCAACGTTTATTCAATATGATACCTAGGTGTGTGTCATGAATGGATGGTTACCATAGTTAAGAGTGAGATGCTCTGTATGGAACATGTATTGTTGTTGTGTGATTAAGGTGAATGTGATCACCTTGTGATTGTCGAATACAATCACATTGTGATATATCTAATTATGTAGTTGGAAACAACCCTTGATTGTGTCGTCCCAAGTCATGATACTTATATAGAGTAAGATTGGGATGAATGCATCGATACTTCGCATCAACCAAATGGGTTAGAGTCCCAAGAAGAATTTGAAGAACTCAAGAAAGTCAAAGTATGTTACAAGGATCCGTGACCCATGTCGATAATCCTAAACGTATGGTTGGTCGGGGAAAGATACCTTGGTATGGTTTCCGATTGGTGATTGTTTGAGTTAATGAACTCAAAAGgcatgtttccatacattgtgAGTTTTGTGCCAACGTATAAAATTACCTCCATCAAACTTATCCAATTTCATAAAATTAGATGTCATTTCTTTGAGTGAAGCTACCATTTTTTAAGTAAAAATTGTACCTAAAGATTGTTGGATCTTGTGTTAGGGGTACTTAAGTTCAATTCGCCCTACCAATAATTATATATTGAATACAATAGGGATCAATGGTTAATTCCCTTTAAGATACTTCGAATACCTTAATATGAATAGTATAAATACACTAAGCTTATCTTTTGATAATATATTACAAAAAAAGTGTTTCCTACACTTTAGTCACGCATTAATAAAGTAAAgaattatttaaaataattaaaatggTAGAGAAAATGGTTATGTATACTTCTATTTTGTTGTAATTTATGTTTCTCAAGTGTCTGTATTTATAGAGAAGATTATGCTAATGGATAAAGAGAAACGccttttgaaaataaattatgCACCTACATGATGAAGACTTACATTGTTTGGCATTCAAGTTTATTTCAAAATGATGCATTGGATTAACTGGTATATGAATGTTTTTGCAATCAACATGTTGTGGATTCAATCCTTGTGTCAGTTAgttttaaatataaattttattattgTTTGTAAAACAAATTTTATTCAAAACGTGACACAAGTAGGATTTGAGTTTAACACATTTAAGTAAAAAGGACACACCTTACTGCTAGAACAATTAATTCaatatatttattttttctttcaactattaTATATTATCACACAATTTAAACTtctaaataatattttaaaaatctCTTACAATCTCCcatcatttaaaaaatataattaaatcTCACATTTATGGAAATATCATTGTTTCAAATAATAATATCTTACTATTTGAACAATTATTTAGTAAATTAAGTTTTCATTCATCTCCGAATAGATTAATAGACAAGTTTGAAATcaattattaattaaaataaacatgCATAATTAACACATGAAATCTTAACTATCAAAAAAGTTATAAAATTTGATACATTTAATATAGTCTTATGTCACATAATCAATTCACGAGAAATTAAGAGTAAAGACCTTTAATTCTATGAAACTACTCCACTTCATTGTTGTATAGGTAGATTATATCAGAAGTACGTCTATAATTACATTCCAACAAACATACGATATATGTCTATTAAGAGAAAAACACCATCCTATCACGTTTATTCTTATGGTCAAAGAACGTTTACCCCTCAGGATGTATCTTCTATCAAGTACTTTAATCACTATAATAATGTACTATCATCATTGAACTCTAGACTTGATATTAATCGAGTTTGATTTGAGTTTTCATTATTGGTGATTAGTAAGATATGACCTTGTATCACATTCATGCATGATGCATTTAACACTGGATGCATTTAACACTGAATCCTTGTTAATCATTTCGTCAAATAATTGCAAGATATTtctattttattaattttgaaTATTCAAACACACACATAATTatatcttttatttatttttgacCATTTAACCAACTATCACACAACCATGATAATGTAGTCTTTGAATTAATTTGTATCCCGTATTAACACTTTAAATCATGCAATATTTGTTATTAAACCATTTAATAAAAGACAATACGATTtaaaatttcatttttctttgGATAAACACACAATATGATTTACTTAAAGATACGTGTAAACAACAATAAACATGATTTCCAAATTTCTATACCCGAAATAATTATGATCATAAAGTTATCATATTCAATATTCATCTTATAGATGATTCAATCATGTTAAAATAAACATATTACAATTATATCTAAATTTTTAGAATTAATTCCAATTCTCTTAAAGTGAATATTATCATTTACATAGCCTAGAAATATACATGCATGCATATACTTGAAATTTATTATACAATTATCAACCATTATAATTAGATTAAATCTTAAATAACATGAGTTTGAACATTAAGTCGTAACACTTAAATGaatttaataaaataaagaaaatgataatttTTCGTGTTAAAGATAAACCAATTGGCATTATCCAAAACATATGAAAATAATTATAGGTTTATTTATTTACGTAACCAATTTTATTAAATGAAAATTCAATACTTCATTATTAATATttcattattaatatttatgaAGAGATTAACTATCAAATTTCATAATCAATTTctttttcatatatatatatatatatatatatatatatatatatatatatatatatatatatatatatatattatagaaTAAATTATACAATCCAAGTATAAACCACACTTTATTACATACAAAACatatttaattataaaattttTAACATTGAATATACATTCTTAAAAGTGAATAATTTTTAGAAGTTACTTTTATGCAATAAAATGATCCTTTCATACAATTGATTTCTTCTCTATGTGCATCTGTTTTAAAAACCTACATTCATTTTTAAAATGTTTTGGTTTGGCACAATGGAAACAACTTCCTTTCTTTCATTTCATTTGTCCATTTCCATTGTTTTCACGAACATCTTCAACATTTATAGTTGGATTTTCCATCTTGCACAACAAGTATGATACTCTTCTTCTTTATAATACTCTTCTTCTAATTGAATGTGATTATCCAATTGCTCAATAGATATATCATCTTATTTATGTTCCAGTATATTTTTTATATCCTTTCATGAAAGTGGAAGTTTGTCTATTATGGAAGACACAATAATGGTTTCGTCCATGAGCATTTGTGTTGTTTGTAATTATTAAGAATATGTTCAATTTCATGTAATTGTTCCATAACATATATATTTCCTATCATTTTATAATTATTGAAATAGGAAACAAGAAATTTCTTACTTGTAGCATCTTCTCGCATGCATCTTGACTTTATTTTATCTCTTAGATCTTTTGCAGATTAAATGCTTTGATAGATATCGATCAATATTAACATATACAACTTTCAAAATTGTAAGCAAGAATTCCATTGGATTAAGAATGCTATTTTGGAGTGTGGTGGGGAGAAAACAAATGGGTCTCATGGTTTCAGTTTGGAGTTTTTGAAGAAAGGGTGGGACTGGATTATCACGGACCTACTGAATTTCATTGAAGAATTTCATTCTAGTGCTTGTTTACCCAAGGCCAAAATTGCATCTTTTATATATTTTAGTGAAAGGGAGTTCCACAAAAGATTTTAGAGGATGGAGGGGTTGGAGAAAAGGGGACCCCTTATCCTCTTTTCTCTTATCCATTATAACCGATGACATAACTGGTTTGGTTAGGTTTGATTAAGAGAGCAGTTGAAATTGGTTAGATGATGTTATATTAAGAGAATCAAAGACATTTTAAAAATACTGACATCCCTTTAATTCAGCTTAAAATATGTTAAATAAAACAATAATTTAAACAAACTAACATAAATTATTCAGTAATAAAATTTGCAAAAAAATGAATACATTCACTTTGAGTATAACAATTAAGTTTCATATTTTTAAACATCACATACTAAATTGCTTTCTATATCTAACTACTTTCCTAATAAAGTCTATTGAATTACTTTGGTGCAGGTTTTTCACTGTCTTCATTTTCATTGATGCTCTTGCCGTTTTCCTCTCTATTCAAATTGAAATCATGCAAATGATTTTTTTTTACCGCAACGGTCTGACCAAATAATATAATTGAACTAGAAGTAGCTTCTTTGTTCTTAGTGCTGCCCATCTTTGTGTCAAGGGAGTTGGAATCACTTCTATTAGATGACAAATCATGTAATGATACATGCCTATTAATGTTTTGCTCGGTTGGCACATTATCCAACTCTTTCATTGAATCAACTTTTAAAAAGTCGAAATAAGCTGGTTTGTCCAAAAGACTGCATCTGGCTCCCTGCATGCCATCAGTAAAAGTATCATCTTTTAATAAGGCGGAATTCTGAGGAGCTCTAGTCTTTTTTGATGAAGAAGCTTGTAAATGACTATCATCCGATATAGAACTGCTAATGTTTTGTTCGGTTGACACATTATCCAACTCTTCCATTGGATCATCTTTAAAAAAGTTGAAATAAGTTGATTTGGACAATTTGTGCTTGACTCCCTGCATGTCATCATGCAAAGTTTCACAATTTAAAACTGTTTGGTTCAAGAGACTTGTTGATGAGTTGTTGGAATCTCTCATTGGAACAGAGTTATCTCCCTCTATATCACTTAATAGGGCAGAATTCTGAGGGGCTCTAATCTTTTTTGATGGTAAATGCCTGGTAGGTATATTGATAATAAGTTCAACCTGCCATGGACTTACTTTCGCAAGATCATTCAAAACTGGAGACTCATTCCAATCAACCTATAATAATGAGATAAAAAAATTATTAAGAGTCTAATAAAACCAATCATTTAGAACCTATAATAATGAAATATATATGATACACTACCTGAAGCATGCGCCATGGACGAAAAGAAGGAGGGGAGAGAGTAGATATTGTCCCATGAAAAACCGAGCATCCCTTTGAAGTATCGCCATTGGTCTTCACAGTGTATTTAACACTCATTCCAGGACTCCAATCGATCTTCAATGCATCCTCCACAACCTTAGTTCCCATCACAAAATCAAAACCACCGGATGTCGGATAGTACATTACTTCAAACATTGTGTTCTTGTCTGCCAATTCTGCTGCCTTGGTAACCATAACCACCTTTTCCGTTATGTTAGCAGCGGCAGCAAACCTGTTTTTCCGGCGAAGTCCAAGGGTGATTTTTCCGGCTAAGTTTTTAACAAAAACAACAATATCACCGCTGACTAGTTTCTTATGGTCAGCAAAGGTACTCCAGCCATGGGTGATTAGGTGTCGCTTGGGTGTCCCACTGAACACGTGACGAAAGTTCCAGACTACGCCATGAAAGTCGGTGACCGACACATCTTGAGACGGAGATTCGGTGTTGTAGTCAAGTGGTGGGAAGATTTTTGTAGCGCATTTGATAGGTACGGATAATGCACCGCCATTATTAGCATCAGATTGGGTTAAAGTCTTCGCACAGGAAAGAATCTGATCACCGT includes these proteins:
- the LOC127121125 gene encoding auxin response factor 17; translation: MKKPKSIYFLPLTQLFLSAMVQQQLDRVDPKIWQECAGDSVPLLKLNSKLYYFPRGHLEHACPNYPATQALSLIDRCRPFTLCVISDVDLYADSETDELVAKLLLTPVTDGSVVPSEAGGEVDGDQILSCAKTLTQSDANNGGALSVPIKCATKIFPPLDYNTESPSQDVSVTDFHGVVWNFRHVFSGTPKRHLITHGWSTFADHKKLVSGDIVVFVKNLAGKITLGLRRKNRFAAAANITEKVVMVTKAAELADKNTMFEVMYYPTSGGFDFVMGTKVVEDALKIDWSPGMSVKYTVKTNGDTSKGCSVFHGTISTLSPPSFRPWRMLQVDWNESPVLNDLAKVSPWQVELIINIPTRHLPSKKIRAPQNSALLSDIEGDNSVPMRDSNNSSTSLLNQTVLNCETLHDDMQGVKHKLSKSTYFNFFKDDPMEELDNVSTEQNISSSISDDSHLQASSSKKTRAPQNSALLKDDTFTDGMQGARCSLLDKPAYFDFLKVDSMKELDNVPTEQNINRHVSLHDLSSNRSDSNSLDTKMGSTKNKEATSSSIILFGQTVAVKKNHLHDFNLNREENGKSINENEDSEKPAPK